From the Phoenix dactylifera cultivar Barhee BC4 chromosome 10, palm_55x_up_171113_PBpolish2nd_filt_p, whole genome shotgun sequence genome, one window contains:
- the LOC103696574 gene encoding probable beta-1,4-xylosyltransferase IRX10 isoform X1, with the protein MMGAKIWILGLLLLSLFYDGIGARESELNRKTERISGSAGDVLEDDPVGRLKVFVYELPNKYNKKILQKDPRCLTHMFAAEIFMHRFLLSSPVRTLNPEEADWFYTPVYTTCDLTPNGLPLPFKSPRMMRSAIQLISMNWPYWNRTEGADHFFVVPHDFGACFHYQEEKAIERGILHLLQRATLVQTFGQRNHVCLKDGSITIPPYAPPQKMQAHLIPPDTPRSIFVYFRGLFYDVGNDPEGGYYARGARASVWENFKNNPLFDISTEHPATYYEDMQRAVFCLCPLGWAPWSPRLVEAVIFGCIPVVIADDIVLPFADAIPWEEIGVFVAEKDVPKLDTILTSIPTEVILRKQRLLANPSMKQAMLFPQPAQPGDAFHQILNGLARKLPHDERAFFRPGGKILNWTAGPVGDLKPW; encoded by the exons ATGATGGGAGCTAAGATATGGATCcttggtcttctgcttctttcccTTTTCTATGACGGGATTGGGGCCCGGGAGTCGGAGCTGAATCGCAAGACAGAGCGGATTTCAG GGAGCGCTGGTGATGTACTGGAAGATGATCCTGTTGGAAGGTTGAAGGTGTTTGTGTACGAGCTGCCTAACAAATACAACAAGAAGATCCTCCAAAAGGATCCTAGATGCCTTACCCACATGTTTGCTGCTGAGATTTTCATGCATCGGTTCCTGCTGTCAAGTCCTGTCCGAACTCTTAATCCTGAAGAAGCTGATTGGTTCTACACGCCCGTATATACCACTTGTGACCTAACTCCTAATGGACTTCCCCTGCCCTTCAAATCACCACGCATGATGAGAAGTGCAATACAGCTAATTTCCATGAATTGGCCTTACTGGAATAGAACAGAAGGAGCAGaccatttttttgttgttccacATGATTTTGGGGCATGCTTTCACTATCAG GAAGAGAAAGCAATAGAGCGGGGAATTCTCCATTTGCTTCAACGAGCCACGTTGGTTCAAACTTTTGGGCAACGAAATCATGTTTGCTTGAAGGATGGTTCCATCACTATTCCTCCATATGCCCCTCCCCAGAAGATGCAGGCTCACTTGATTCCTCCTGACActcctcgttctatctttgtttACTTCCGGGGTTTGTTTTATGATGTGGGGAATGATCCGGAGGGTGGATACTATGCAAG AGGTGCTCGAGCATCAGTGTGGGAGAACTTTAAGAACAACCCTCTTTTTGACATCTCTACCGAACACCCAGCTACCTACTATGAAGACATGCAACGGGCTGTTTTCTGCTTGTGTCCCTTGGGTTGGGCGCCGTGGAGTCCCAGATTAGTGGAAGCAGTGATCTTTGGTTGCATACCAGTAGTCATAGCCGACGACATCGTGCTACCATTTGCTGATGCTATTCCATGGGAGGAAATTGGTGTGTTTGTGGCTGAGAAGGATGTCCCAAAGCTGGATACTATCCTCACATCAATACCAACAGAGGTCATATTAAGGAAGCAGAGATTGCTTGCTAACCCTTCGATGAAGCAGGCTATGCTGTTCCCACAACCTGCCCAACCGGGAGATGCTTTCCATCAAATACTGAATGGGCTGGCTCGCAAGCTTCCACATGATGAGCGCGCTTTCTTTAGACCAGGGGGGAAGATTCTGAACTGGACTGCAGGTCCGGTAGGTGATCTGAAACCTTGGTAG
- the LOC103696574 gene encoding probable glucuronosyltransferase Os01g0926700 isoform X2: MFAAEIFMHRFLLSSPVRTLNPEEADWFYTPVYTTCDLTPNGLPLPFKSPRMMRSAIQLISMNWPYWNRTEGADHFFVVPHDFGACFHYQEEKAIERGILHLLQRATLVQTFGQRNHVCLKDGSITIPPYAPPQKMQAHLIPPDTPRSIFVYFRGLFYDVGNDPEGGYYARGARASVWENFKNNPLFDISTEHPATYYEDMQRAVFCLCPLGWAPWSPRLVEAVIFGCIPVVIADDIVLPFADAIPWEEIGVFVAEKDVPKLDTILTSIPTEVILRKQRLLANPSMKQAMLFPQPAQPGDAFHQILNGLARKLPHDERAFFRPGGKILNWTAGPVGDLKPW; this comes from the exons ATGTTTGCTGCTGAGATTTTCATGCATCGGTTCCTGCTGTCAAGTCCTGTCCGAACTCTTAATCCTGAAGAAGCTGATTGGTTCTACACGCCCGTATATACCACTTGTGACCTAACTCCTAATGGACTTCCCCTGCCCTTCAAATCACCACGCATGATGAGAAGTGCAATACAGCTAATTTCCATGAATTGGCCTTACTGGAATAGAACAGAAGGAGCAGaccatttttttgttgttccacATGATTTTGGGGCATGCTTTCACTATCAG GAAGAGAAAGCAATAGAGCGGGGAATTCTCCATTTGCTTCAACGAGCCACGTTGGTTCAAACTTTTGGGCAACGAAATCATGTTTGCTTGAAGGATGGTTCCATCACTATTCCTCCATATGCCCCTCCCCAGAAGATGCAGGCTCACTTGATTCCTCCTGACActcctcgttctatctttgtttACTTCCGGGGTTTGTTTTATGATGTGGGGAATGATCCGGAGGGTGGATACTATGCAAG AGGTGCTCGAGCATCAGTGTGGGAGAACTTTAAGAACAACCCTCTTTTTGACATCTCTACCGAACACCCAGCTACCTACTATGAAGACATGCAACGGGCTGTTTTCTGCTTGTGTCCCTTGGGTTGGGCGCCGTGGAGTCCCAGATTAGTGGAAGCAGTGATCTTTGGTTGCATACCAGTAGTCATAGCCGACGACATCGTGCTACCATTTGCTGATGCTATTCCATGGGAGGAAATTGGTGTGTTTGTGGCTGAGAAGGATGTCCCAAAGCTGGATACTATCCTCACATCAATACCAACAGAGGTCATATTAAGGAAGCAGAGATTGCTTGCTAACCCTTCGATGAAGCAGGCTATGCTGTTCCCACAACCTGCCCAACCGGGAGATGCTTTCCATCAAATACTGAATGGGCTGGCTCGCAAGCTTCCACATGATGAGCGCGCTTTCTTTAGACCAGGGGGGAAGATTCTGAACTGGACTGCAGGTCCGGTAGGTGATCTGAAACCTTGGTAG